In Acidobacteriota bacterium, a single genomic region encodes these proteins:
- a CDS encoding IPTL-CTERM sorting domain-containing protein encodes MSRATVVRRRLLPALLIAAFLPLAAWAADPLRYTPTLAPFGPGDGAAPGVLQVDDGTAEGTFGVGVGAARQFLWFNRFSLPPGLAQVEEIQVLFPSGDNLAVGAAIELAVYVDADGDPSNGATLLSNLPEIVQSLDGTFSVYPIDPPIIVPGDSDLLVGVINRFTNSGNDGPTSPAALDTTVSQERSWFALWSGDPPAQPTLPPDGSIDRIDDVVAGNWMIRARVSQPSAVQVPALGNLGLLLLGGLLAWFGWGLLRR; translated from the coding sequence ATGTCTCGAGCCACCGTCGTCCGTCGCCGGCTGCTGCCCGCCTTGCTGATCGCCGCCTTCCTACCGCTGGCGGCTTGGGCTGCCGATCCCTTGCGCTACACGCCGACCCTCGCCCCCTTCGGCCCCGGGGACGGCGCCGCGCCCGGAGTTCTGCAGGTCGACGATGGCACCGCCGAGGGCACCTTCGGCGTCGGTGTCGGCGCCGCCCGCCAGTTCCTCTGGTTCAATCGCTTCTCCCTACCACCGGGCCTCGCCCAGGTCGAGGAGATCCAGGTGCTCTTCCCGAGCGGCGACAACCTCGCCGTTGGAGCCGCCATCGAGCTCGCCGTCTACGTCGACGCGGACGGCGATCCGAGCAACGGCGCCACCCTGTTGAGCAACCTTCCGGAGATCGTCCAGAGCCTCGACGGGACCTTCTCCGTCTACCCCATCGATCCCCCGATCATCGTCCCCGGCGACAGCGATCTGCTGGTCGGCGTGATCAACCGCTTCACCAACAGCGGCAACGACGGCCCGACCTCACCGGCCGCCCTCGACACCACCGTCAGCCAGGAACGCTCCTGGTTCGCCTTGTGGAGCGGCGACCCACCGGCACAGCCCACGCTGCCGCCGGACGGCTCGATCGACCGCATCGACGATGTCGTCGCCGGCAACTGGATGATTCGGGCGCGAGTCTCGCAGCCGTCCGCCGTCCAGGTGCCGGCCCTCGGCAACCTCGGACTGCTGTTGCTCGGCGGCTTGCTCGCCTGGTTCGGCTGGGGCCTGCTGCGACGCTGA
- a CDS encoding DUF2239 family protein, giving the protein MASGEEPTLVAFAAGRLVARGTPAEVALTLKRLTDEGDPGALLVFDAKTSRPFELDLRGSEDLVAWRHGPPARAAVADPGAKKVRAVAGEVRLLGRHWSWLAEQPGGASATLRRLVEAARRDPTGEVARRHSQESAYRFMSVIAGDEVGFEEATRALFAGDVPHFEAHTKTWPPDVRQHTRELASAALADGAEKAD; this is encoded by the coding sequence ATGGCTAGCGGAGAAGAGCCGACCCTCGTCGCCTTTGCGGCAGGGCGGCTGGTCGCCCGCGGTACACCGGCCGAGGTGGCGCTCACCCTCAAGCGTCTGACGGACGAGGGCGATCCTGGAGCCCTGCTGGTTTTCGATGCGAAGACCAGCAGGCCTTTCGAGCTCGATCTGCGGGGCAGCGAGGATCTCGTCGCGTGGCGCCATGGTCCGCCTGCGCGAGCGGCGGTGGCGGACCCGGGAGCGAAGAAGGTCCGGGCCGTCGCTGGCGAGGTCCGGCTGCTCGGGCGCCACTGGTCGTGGCTCGCCGAGCAACCCGGTGGCGCCTCCGCTACCCTGCGCCGGCTGGTGGAGGCGGCGCGCCGTGACCCCACCGGAGAGGTGGCGCGACGCCACTCTCAGGAGTCCGCCTACCGCTTCATGTCCGTCATCGCCGGGGACGAGGTTGGCTTCGAAGAGGCGACTCGCGCCCTCTTCGCGGGCGATGTGCCGCACTTCGAAGCCCACACCAAAACCTGGCCGCCGGATGTTCGGCAACACACCCGCGAGCTGGCCTCGGCGGCCCTGGCCGACGGTGCCGAGAAAGCCGACTGA
- a CDS encoding nuclear transport factor 2 family protein codes for MTLKRIIPFLLLLAVALPLSADDAAVAEIKELIEKSYIHGAFNELDPEAMERGFHPDFAIFSARGDELRRFEIADWVAGTAERKASPEFDPSKNVWQHRFVSVDVTGNAAAVKIELSKDGKLIYTDYLSVLNYDSGWRISAKVYHRHPE; via the coding sequence ATGACGCTGAAACGAATCATCCCCTTCCTGCTATTGCTGGCCGTAGCGCTACCGCTGTCGGCGGACGATGCCGCCGTTGCCGAGATCAAGGAGCTGATCGAGAAGAGCTACATCCACGGAGCCTTCAACGAGCTCGACCCGGAGGCCATGGAGCGCGGCTTCCACCCGGACTTCGCCATCTTCTCGGCCCGCGGTGACGAGCTGCGGCGCTTCGAGATCGCCGACTGGGTGGCCGGCACCGCCGAGCGCAAGGCCAGCCCCGAGTTCGATCCGTCGAAGAACGTCTGGCAGCACCGCTTCGTCTCGGTCGACGTCACCGGCAACGCCGCCGCCGTCAAGATCGAGCTGTCGAAGGACGGCAAGCTGATCTACACGGACTATCTGTCGGTGCTCAACTACGACAGCGGTTGGCGCATCTCGGCCAAGGTCTACCACCGGCATCCGGAGTGA
- a CDS encoding VCBS repeat-containing protein: MASASNPRRFTRSPSSMGLLLGLTVCLTGSPVVADDSAPERRFVSRANLVLGLDSDLSAGVSLGDVDGDGDLDALVANGRHWAQANLLFFNNGRGLFTSARQVGVDRATSYAAPLVDLDGDGDLDVAVANDRAPKPLLLNDGSGRFLEAGTFGRPDANTRGVTVADLDGDGDPDLLVTNRREANAVFLNDGTGQFEAGPSFGDLQSATIAVATGDFDEDGRLDLALANRDGQANAVLLQGEGGAFGDRRPYGEGDDETRGVAVGDLDGDGHLDLVTANIGQPNGVYFGNGRGAFDRRVSYGRQDGASYCVRLADFDRDGDLDIAVGNSGQVNTVYLNQGGARRFTSQSLGTEELDTYGLAIGDLDGDGFPDIVEANSGAPNRVYLNRPAPP; the protein is encoded by the coding sequence ATGGCTTCTGCAAGCAATCCCCGGCGATTCACCCGGTCGCCCTCTTCGATGGGACTCCTCCTCGGTCTCACCGTATGCCTCACGGGCTCCCCGGTGGTAGCCGACGATTCCGCCCCAGAGCGCCGGTTCGTTTCGCGCGCCAATCTGGTCCTCGGTCTCGACAGCGATCTCAGTGCCGGCGTCTCTCTCGGCGACGTCGATGGCGATGGCGACCTCGACGCCCTGGTCGCCAACGGCCGGCACTGGGCCCAGGCCAACCTGCTGTTCTTCAACAACGGCCGCGGGCTGTTCACCTCGGCACGCCAGGTCGGAGTGGATCGCGCCACCAGCTACGCGGCACCGCTGGTCGACCTGGATGGCGACGGCGACCTCGACGTGGCGGTCGCCAACGACCGCGCGCCCAAACCGCTGCTGCTCAACGACGGCAGCGGGCGATTCCTCGAGGCCGGCACTTTTGGCCGGCCCGACGCCAATACCCGCGGCGTGACCGTGGCCGACCTCGACGGCGACGGCGATCCGGACCTCCTGGTCACCAACCGTCGTGAGGCGAACGCCGTTTTCCTCAACGATGGCACCGGCCAGTTCGAGGCGGGACCGTCCTTCGGGGACCTGCAGAGCGCCACCATTGCCGTGGCCACCGGGGACTTCGATGAGGACGGGCGCCTCGACCTCGCCCTCGCCAACCGCGATGGCCAGGCCAATGCGGTGCTGCTGCAGGGCGAAGGCGGAGCCTTTGGCGACCGCAGGCCCTACGGCGAGGGCGATGACGAGACCCGCGGAGTGGCGGTGGGCGACCTCGATGGCGATGGCCATCTCGACCTGGTGACCGCCAACATCGGCCAGCCGAACGGCGTCTACTTCGGCAACGGGCGAGGCGCCTTCGATCGCCGGGTGAGCTACGGCCGCCAGGACGGCGCAAGCTACTGCGTGCGGCTGGCGGACTTCGATCGCGATGGCGATCTCGACATCGCTGTCGGCAACAGCGGACAGGTCAACACCGTCTACCTCAACCAAGGCGGCGCGCGGCGCTTCACCTCCCAATCGCTCGGCACCGAAGAGCTCGACACCTACGGCCTCGCCATCGGCGACCTCGACGGCGACGGCTTCCCGGACATCGTGGAAGCCAACTCCGGAGCTCCCAACCGTGTCTACCTCAACCGCCCCGCACCGCCGTGA
- a CDS encoding TlpA disulfide reductase family protein: protein MSRNQPNDVLSRRARLLAVGVLLGAGCLATTVSGDTLPALFQQHGIRPVEPASPAADFELPDLSGSRRALSDARGTWVVLTFFATWCGPCRHEMPTLERLHQAKAAEGITVLGVSIDDSKAPLPHFLNQMGVTFPVLWDENGQAGSTYRATSIPLTYLIDPAGRIVGVSRGARDWEALGPMLSQAATIMPPDAATESAWQTASGPVDLPSEVTPPTAVVQLSSATPRPGKIFELTIEIRWSGTFDEYLLHPPRVALPEGVRASGNTRAETTSRAGRNVITYSMPLVAEATGRFALDPVELLYTPRFESQQVSSRLAGPVVEVEDATFAGFKPRTVMVAGTGAAVAGLLAGLALVGLGRRRKKIAQVEAPPQLAGWEETVAEARRHRLQGEPRKAFLALAELARELDPQDTTDLVDTLDKARYGGYRPSREELERLERRVELLLREHRPDERAAERRSIRLRPDSRQSMESRNPMTPENVGS, encoded by the coding sequence ATGTCCAGGAATCAACCCAACGACGTCCTTTCCCGGCGCGCCCGCCTTTTGGCCGTCGGTGTCTTGCTGGGCGCGGGATGTTTGGCCACGACGGTGTCCGGAGACACGCTACCGGCGCTGTTTCAGCAGCACGGTATCCGGCCCGTCGAACCCGCGTCTCCAGCGGCAGATTTCGAGCTCCCGGACTTGTCCGGGAGCCGCCGCGCTCTCTCCGATGCCCGCGGCACCTGGGTTGTCCTGACCTTCTTCGCCACCTGGTGCGGCCCCTGCCGCCACGAGATGCCGACCCTCGAGCGCCTGCATCAGGCCAAGGCCGCCGAGGGAATCACCGTTCTGGGCGTCTCGATCGACGATTCCAAGGCCCCGCTGCCACACTTTCTCAACCAGATGGGAGTGACCTTCCCGGTGCTCTGGGACGAGAACGGTCAAGCCGGCAGCACCTACCGCGCCACCAGCATCCCGCTGACCTATCTAATCGATCCCGCCGGCCGCATCGTCGGCGTTTCGCGGGGCGCCCGTGACTGGGAGGCCCTCGGGCCGATGCTCTCCCAGGCGGCGACGATCATGCCCCCGGACGCCGCCACCGAGTCCGCCTGGCAGACCGCCTCGGGCCCCGTCGACTTGCCCTCCGAGGTGACGCCGCCGACCGCCGTCGTGCAGCTCTCGTCGGCCACTCCACGGCCCGGCAAGATCTTCGAGCTGACCATTGAGATCCGCTGGTCCGGGACCTTCGACGAGTACCTGCTCCATCCCCCCCGGGTCGCCCTGCCGGAAGGAGTGCGAGCCAGCGGCAACACCCGCGCCGAGACCACCAGCCGCGCCGGTCGCAACGTCATCACCTACTCGATGCCGCTGGTGGCGGAAGCCACCGGCCGCTTCGCCCTCGATCCGGTCGAGCTGCTCTACACACCGCGCTTCGAATCGCAGCAGGTGTCGTCACGCCTCGCCGGTCCGGTGGTCGAGGTGGAGGACGCCACCTTCGCCGGCTTCAAGCCGCGCACCGTGATGGTGGCCGGCACCGGCGCCGCCGTCGCCGGCCTGCTCGCCGGCCTCGCCCTGGTCGGCCTCGGCCGCCGGCGCAAGAAGATCGCCCAGGTCGAAGCGCCGCCGCAGCTCGCCGGCTGGGAGGAGACCGTCGCCGAAGCCCGCCGCCATCGCCTCCAGGGAGAGCCGCGCAAGGCCTTCCTGGCGCTCGCCGAGCTGGCCCGCGAGCTCGACCCGCAAGACACCACCGATCTCGTCGACACCCTCGACAAGGCGCGCTACGGTGGCTACCGACCGAGTCGCGAAGAGCTCGAGCGCCTCGAGCGGCGGGTCGAGCTGCTGCTGCGCGAGCACCGGCCCGATGAGCGCGCCGCCGAGCGACGGTCGATTCGGCTGCGCCCCGATTCGCGCCAATCCATGGAATCTCGCAACCCCATGACCCCGGAGAACGTCGGCTCCTAG
- a CDS encoding MoxR family ATPase, with translation MTVTAEELTPEIAAQSSQIDRLREEVGKVIVGQRYMIDRLLMALIADGHILLEGIPGLAKTTAIKTVAQAVRTGFARIQFTPDLLPADLMGTEIYRPQSHDFVVKKGPLFTNLLLADEINRAPAKVQSALLEAMQERQVTLGEETYPLSDPFLVLATQNPIEQEGTYPLPEAQVDRVMLKLQVGYPDKQEEKEILRRMASRHQPTIEPVLTPDDIKAMRDLADQIYLDEKIEDYIVDIVFATREPGAYRLPQLERMIDFGASPRATIFLARAAKVHAFLAGRGYVTPQDVKTIGPDVLRHRVLISYEAEAQDRTSDDLIQEIFNTVDVP, from the coding sequence ATGACCGTCACGGCCGAAGAGCTGACTCCAGAGATCGCCGCCCAGAGCTCCCAGATCGACCGCCTACGGGAAGAGGTCGGCAAGGTCATCGTTGGGCAGCGCTACATGATCGACCGCCTGCTGATGGCGCTCATCGCCGATGGCCACATCCTCCTCGAGGGCATTCCGGGTCTCGCCAAGACCACCGCCATCAAGACCGTCGCCCAGGCGGTGCGCACCGGCTTCGCCCGCATCCAGTTCACCCCCGACCTGCTGCCGGCGGACCTCATGGGCACCGAGATCTACCGCCCCCAGAGCCACGACTTCGTGGTCAAGAAGGGTCCGCTGTTCACCAATCTGCTGCTCGCCGACGAGATCAACCGCGCCCCGGCCAAGGTGCAGAGCGCCCTCCTCGAAGCGATGCAGGAGCGCCAGGTGACCCTCGGCGAGGAAACCTACCCGCTGTCCGATCCCTTCCTGGTGCTGGCCACCCAGAACCCGATCGAGCAGGAGGGCACCTACCCGCTGCCGGAAGCCCAGGTCGACCGCGTCATGCTCAAGCTCCAGGTGGGTTACCCGGACAAGCAGGAAGAGAAGGAGATCCTGCGGCGCATGGCGAGCCGCCACCAGCCCACCATCGAGCCGGTGCTGACGCCGGACGACATCAAGGCGATGCGCGATCTCGCCGACCAGATCTACCTCGACGAGAAGATCGAGGACTACATCGTCGATATCGTCTTCGCCACCCGCGAGCCGGGCGCCTACCGCCTGCCGCAGCTCGAGCGCATGATCGACTTCGGCGCTTCGCCGCGCGCCACCATCTTCCTGGCGCGGGCGGCCAAGGTGCACGCCTTCCTCGCCGGTCGCGGCTACGTCACCCCCCAGGACGTCAAGACCATTGGCCCCGACGTGCTGCGCCACCGCGTACTGATCTCCTACGAGGCCGAGGCCCAGGACCGCACCTCCGACGACCTCATCCAGGAAATCTTCAACACCGTCGACGTCCCCTGA
- a CDS encoding DUF58 domain-containing protein produces the protein MSATQETLDPELFQKIKGIQIRTQRLVTEAMAGEYESAFKGRGMEFEEVREYQPGDDIRHIDWNVTARTGTPFVKEHREERELTVMLIVDVSSSGAFGSGDKLKNEVAAEVAAMLAYTAIQSNDRVGLIIFSDRIERYIPPKKGRAHVWRVIREILTFRPSRRSTDLDGALEFLSKVTPRRVVGFVISDFLDDGFEDRLRIAAQRHDLTAVTVADRREAELPSVGLIELEDAETGETLLIDTYDRNITRGFVVLGDDDRSQRSDLFRSAGVGELPLWTDEPAADALIRYFRARERRR, from the coding sequence ATGAGCGCGACGCAGGAAACCCTCGACCCGGAGCTCTTCCAGAAAATCAAAGGCATCCAGATCCGCACCCAGCGCCTGGTGACGGAAGCGATGGCCGGCGAGTACGAGAGCGCCTTCAAGGGCCGCGGCATGGAGTTCGAGGAGGTGCGCGAGTACCAGCCCGGCGACGACATCCGGCACATCGACTGGAACGTCACCGCCCGCACCGGCACGCCCTTCGTCAAAGAACACCGCGAGGAGCGCGAGCTCACCGTCATGCTGATCGTCGACGTCAGCTCGTCGGGGGCCTTCGGCAGCGGCGACAAGCTCAAGAACGAGGTCGCCGCCGAGGTCGCGGCGATGCTCGCCTACACCGCCATCCAGAGCAACGACCGCGTCGGCCTGATCATCTTCTCGGACCGCATCGAGCGCTACATCCCGCCCAAGAAGGGGCGCGCCCACGTCTGGCGGGTGATCCGCGAGATCCTCACCTTCCGCCCCAGCCGACGCTCGACGGACCTCGACGGCGCCCTCGAGTTCCTCAGCAAGGTGACGCCACGGCGGGTGGTCGGCTTCGTCATCTCGGACTTCCTCGACGACGGTTTCGAGGACCGCCTGCGGATCGCGGCGCAGCGCCACGACCTCACCGCCGTGACGGTGGCCGATCGCCGCGAGGCGGAGCTGCCGTCGGTCGGTCTGATCGAGCTCGAGGACGCCGAAACCGGTGAGACCCTGCTGATCGACACCTACGACCGCAACATCACCCGCGGCTTCGTCGTCCTCGGCGACGACGACCGCTCCCAGCGCTCGGATCTGTTTCGCTCCGCCGGCGTCGGCGAGCTGCCGCTGTGGACCGACGAGCCGGCCGCCGATGCCCTGATCCGCTACTTCCGGGCCCGCGAGCGGAGGCGCTGA